The following are from one region of the Populus trichocarpa isolate Nisqually-1 chromosome 8, P.trichocarpa_v4.1, whole genome shotgun sequence genome:
- the LOC7473434 gene encoding uncharacterized protein LOC7473434 has protein sequence MLRDICATNGGVGIDEDLVDVVDTLFSSGLLDLLLCLLRELGPPAKIRKALRQADNQEATTSYFPKLCPYKGFRRYLVAVLSNCAHRRKHVQDDIRQENGMLLMLQQCVTDEDNPFLRKWEEPILEGNSENQQAVAELELQGSVDMPELAGLGLRVEMDQNTRRAKLC, from the coding sequence ATGTTAAGAGATATATGTGCTACCAATGGTGGAGTTGGCATAGACGAGGATTTGGTTGATGTTGTTGATACACTTTTTTCATCTGGACTTCTTGATTTGCTCTTATGCCTGCTTCGTGAACTAGGGCCTCCGGCAAAAATCAGGAAAGCCTTGAGGCAGGCTGATAACCAAGAAGCAACTACTTCATACTTCCCTAAATTGTGTCCATATAAAGGATTTCGGAGGTACTTAGTTGCTGTCTTAAGCAATTGTGCTCACCGAAGAAAACACGTGCAAGATGACATTAGGCAGGAGAATGGGATGCTTCTGATGTTACAACAATGTGTTACAGATGAAGACAACCCATTTTTAAGGAAGTGGGAGGAACCTATATTGGAAGGGAATTCAGAAAACCAACAGGCAGTTGCTGAACTGGAGCTTCAAGGGTCAGTTGATATGCCTGAACTAGCTGGACTTGGTCTCAGAGTGGAGATGGATCAAAACACTAGGCGTGCAAAGCTTTGTTAA